The genomic region GCCACCTTCATAGGAGTAACCCTTTAGGCAAGACCCAACCCTTGTTGGTACTACACATTCTAAATTCCAGCAAATCCACACACCTAACATAGCTCAAATGTCTAGTTGAGATCATTTCCGAGAAAGTAACCACTATTTTtactatttctttaaaataagctAATCTAATCACAATCCAGATTCCAGAGCAAGTGCACAGACACTAATGTGTGCACCTCTCTCAACGGGAATTGGAACCTCGTTAGTTGTTCGTCACATTATCGAGATTAACCCTTATGCTAGACCCAACCCCTATCGTTACTACACATTCtaaattccagaaaatccaaacAACTACCACagctcaaaatattattatttcttcaaaataagCTAATCTAAGCACAATTCAAATTCCAGAACGAGTAAGTGGACAGAGGCGGAACCTGTAGTGGCACACGAGTTCGAGGGAGGCCCCGGCAATGCCGTCGAGGAGGGCGCCGCGGCGGGAGTCGGCGGCGGCCTTGGGCGGCTGGTCCTCCTGGAGGCGGACGGCGTAGACTTCGAGGACGTTGGCGGCGGTGACGACGAGGTTGGGGAGGGAGCCGACGTGGTGGCGGGGGCGGGAGGGCCACTCGGCGTCGAGGTCGTCGGGCTGGAGAGGGACGAAGTCAGAGCGGGAGTGGGTGAGGAACCCGGCGGCGCAGTTGTCGATGCCGGTGGGGCACTGCATCATCTTGTACGCCGCAAAACTCATGGTGGAAGAAACACGTTAGATTCGAATTCGAAGTTGAGATTAGGGTTTGGGTTTGGGTTTGGCGGGAGTCAGTGTTTTTGTGTGTCCTGACTGACTATGATGTGTCAGTGTAGTTCAGTCTCAGCGGCGAGGGAAAGGGTAGAAAGAGTTtggaagaaattaaataaataattttgaatgatattggattttattattattattattattattattattattattatatttggtgGATTGAAATGCGataaaatgttttctttattaatttttaaatgtgatAGAAGAGTGGAATGTTTCATAATTATTggtgaaaaaaatcaaaacattttacAAATAGAAAAACCCTAATTTTAACATGTgttgaaagaaaaacaattttaaatttacatatttagagttggatataattaatatctgtaaaattaatttagattattaaatggaatgaaaatgtgcgttgaaattaatttattatgagtTCTTattgacatatttttttattaaaaatataaaaattattttcaaaaatcataataaaaagttaatttattataatatgtgTATTTAAATACACAATttcatcaaaaaaaaaatacacacataaTTGTCTCCTTTGTAAAATCAAACGAGTTCATTGAATTCTTCGGAATTATTCTAACTTAACtcataattttgaatttcaatcataatttgTGGTCCTAATAGTTATACCAACTCAAGTAAAATGATCTCCTGCAGGGAGATTCATGTGGTTTCATACCAAAATGATGTTTCATTTGTAAACGAGATCTAAGCATAGTGCATTACTATCAAAATTGGGGCTTTTTACATGAATGGTGTAATTTTGTTGTAATGCTGTTAAATTTGGGTAactttgagaagaaaaaaaaaacaatagtataagttaattttagaatccaaatataaaataaattcatattagataaaattttggtaatattatattttttttaattttaattttagtttcatcttctcttctaagtttttatttaatttagtgtTGTaaggtttttttgtttttttataactgAGTGTTGTAAGTTTTTGTATCAACATTTGGCCATAGTATCATACTATCATAATACTCTagcaattataattttataacttacCTATGTATTTATGATAATACAAGTATGGCATGCTTTATTCTTTCTATCATTTATATGTCGTATTAGTATCGAGGAACTTCGAATAGAACCTCAcaacacatttttttccttcttggcTAATGCATGAAACAAATGAATCTTTTCTTTCACCGACCATAAGATCTTATGACGGTCCATTacaattaatttcataataaaaaaagattcgCTTTAAGCAAAATGATACAGATACAACTTGGATAAATTACAGGGTAACAAGTTACAGGGTAGAGACTAGAGATGAtgcagtgtgtgtgtgtgtgtgactgcAATTCCACCATCACACATTGCTTAAAAATTGACTTCCacaaaacttgtataaattaaaaaggaataaGAATTACATCATCTCCAAAATGGTGTACAACTCAGTATTTGAAATAACATTAACGCAGGTACTAGTTGATAAACTTGAGGGAGGATAGTTTATTTTCCCTAGAGGAACTTGCAACCCCAATGATCAACAGGTATCAATCAACCATTATTGCAAGAAAATTCTTAAGCTTGCCTTTTGAAACTCAAATCAAACATCACCACCAATCTGCGAGGAACATAAACCATATTTATACATTAAACATCAAAGTGTCAGTCAGCTAAAGCAACAAAACTTGAGACTCTTACTGTTTTAGcaagttctttggctttttcaTCATTGAAACCTAGAGTAGCCAAGATCTGTTGACCTGCTGATTCTTTTTGAGACCATATTCCTAGAAGTAAATGTGTAGCGTTTATTTCTCCTCCTTCACCTGCATTttatatgataataatttaGTGAATAcacaagagaaaacaaaaaatattaaagtaaggTTATTAGCTAGCAGGATGAAGATCAACATTGTACAAATGCCACATCACAAACATGGTCAGATTACAAATACATTAGGCAATGGATGGGTCATTGATGAACATTTACTTTCATAGAGAGAAGGGAAACTAACTGAGCCATAACTTGGACAGTGTTTAACCTAAATTTTTAGGATCTTAAAAGTTACTTTAAAGATTAAAGCTAAAAAATAAGCtttaaaattatagttttgtaattttgtaactattttaacttaaaagttacttctaaattaaaaagtgtttggCAATGCGTTTTTGGGTCTTGGGATTTAGAATGGAGAAGAAGGATAAGCTCCTAAAATTAGCTACAAGCCTCATTTTATGTTTACTTCATTAGCAAAAAAGCACCATTATTTTGTCAAGTTTTTGTACAAATGTCTTTGGCATAACCTGTCCTTTTAAAGAGAAGAGAAGCTCAAAATAAGTTGAGTCAAACACTAACTTGAGCAAAACTAGACATGGCTAAGGCATAATAAAACTGATTGCATTTGATGAGGTCTTCATATTATCAAATTTTCAGGCTTTGTTCAGTATTGgagaaaaaaatgtcatttaaaataaattttcacacttCAGCCTCTTTCTAACAAAAGAGGCACAAGATAACTGAAAGCTTCTTTCTAGTTGGCAACGCAAACTCACCAATGGATTCATTTCATGCATCAAATAACTCAAAATATTTGAAACAGGGACATCTAAAACTGAGCAATGAATCTAGCTGATCATTTGTAAAAATTGTTGGCAGGGGGATACTAGTTGAAACTCGTCATATGGGAAACCATGCATACCTGACTTCAATTTTTCCTCAATTGCCCAATCAAGGGCTTTCTGGGCTGGTTCAGTCAAAGGAGGATGCTCAGGGCTGAAGAAAAACAAGTCGGATTTCCCAAGTAGCCCTACTGTTTCTTCACGTACTTTCAAAAGAGTAATTCCATTAGCTCTTAAGAATTTTGCAGCATTACTTGTTcctggaaagaaaacaaaaaatgattaaGTGCTCAAGAATATACAAAAGGCACAAATACAAATCCAAATGGCAGGATCTAGGCAACAAGACTTAAAAAGGAACTTATTTCAACAagatgaaatgaagaagaataGACTCTAGTGCCACATTTTGAATAGCTCATTTGGTTTAGGTTTTACTGCATCTGAAGTTATACTGACAAAGGAACCAACCAAGGCTATGTACACGGTACCCTTTTTCTTTCAATAAGAATAAGAATGGAACATGAATACAATTGCTCACATAGTACTATAGTAGAGGGAAAAGCCACAAGTAAATTATCTCCTTCAATGAAAACTTGAGTACATCTACCTCATGATATATTGTTGAGCCCATAACTCATTTGAAAGGATAAAACAGAAGGTAACAATTTCCTTTTCCCACTCTCTTAATGATCAAGCAATGTTTTTAAATTGAGGAATAATGGAATATTTCTCAAGTTCTGGAGGCCAAAACGAGTATTTTTAGAAAGTCCAGTACACCATATGACAACCAAATAGGGCACCAAACCCCATAAGGCATGAGGTATTCAAACTTCCACAGGACTCTCATGGATATTTATAAAAGACAAGTTACCTATGTCCATATCAATACAACAAGGAGCATTCATCCAATTGGTAATTGGCAGAGTATAGACCATAAAGTATGGCAACCAAGTTCTCTATAAAAATAGAAGGTGGGTCAGAAATAGGATTATTCTAATTATGATTGAACAATTCTGCTCAGTTAAACCCAttcacattttaaaaatgttgtttactagttagaaagaaaaacatttagcaTCCAGGAAGCTTAACAACTACAATTTTTCCCATTCATTCAAAGAATGCCATATTGTGCATTTGTCCTTACTGAAACATGAAGGATATGAATTTTCCAttcaatatttcaattaatgGCTATTGAACAACTATAATTCATAGGTACTTCTAAGTCTGTCCGGTACCAGTACTAATTGGGAACACATGTATGCAATACCCACTTATCACTCAAGTACAACATAGACACCAAAGCTGGTTGCTAAGTTAAATTGCTACTTCAGTACCTTTAAAACTTGCACCTTCTTTAAAAACTTTTGCTTACTTGAGTTAGAACTCAGAACATTACAAAAGTTGTTTATATGTTATAAGGGTTTAATTTTCATACCCTATCAACATACATAAAAATTTACTCAGACAACTAATAAAAAGAACACCTTagatatgacttttaaagtaattattacaaTCTATGATTGGATAACAGGGTAAAAAATCTGTCAatgcattctaattaaattttaaaattattttacatcttTACTAGTGCCCATGCAACACAATTAGCCAAGCCTATTTGCATAAACTTTTTCATAAACACTAATAAGAAGTAAAAGAAACTGAACTTCTCATGCAAACTAAAAGCAACTTATgcatttaaacttattttttcttttcttcttattttcctcTCTTACGATAGAAGGACTAGTTTTCATGGCTATTACTGAAATTAAAAAGACACCAGTTGTAATTGTAAATATAAACCTTCAACCAAAATCCCCATGAGAAGCGCCTCGGTTCCCGTGTTTGGATACTTGAGCTTCCTCGCTTCCAATTCCCCCATTGCATACGATTTTATAGCCCTCTCCGACCACCTGAACCAAACCACACAACCCTCAaaacacacactcacacaaCAATCCAATAAAGTCACTGAAAAACGACAACAACAATGAACTCACTTTGGGGTTTTCTCGGGCGTATCCGAAAGGGGTTTCCTGcaaaaaacggaagaaaaaaaaaagatggaaacTTTCAGCAATCCGAGATGACCCAGAAGAAAATTCGAGAGACCCATTACGTGTGTTGACGAAGAGAGAAGCTTACGGGGTGGGGAGGCTAAACGACACGGTGGCTGAGGTTGCACGGCAATTGGTGTTGGGGAGGGAATGAGACGATGAGGTGGCGCGTAGGAGGGTGATCCTGGTGCCGAAGAGAGATGTGGGAGGGAGAGTGCAGTGGTTGTTGGGGTTTGAATGGGATAAGGAGTGAGCAGAGAGTGTAGGTAGGGATGAAGAGAGTGTGGGAATGGAAGCCATTGGAAGGAGATGAAGAGAGAAATTAGAGGTTTTGGGAAGAGGGGTTGGGTAAACGGGTAGAGTGGAAGCTTTCATGCTCAAGCAAGCTAAGAGTGAAGAGGTTTTGGAGTGTTAAAGGCTATGAATCCTATGATAGttagtcttttttttaaggttatgaTAGTTAGTGTTAAATGAAGAGATCGATTATCATCGTGATCAACTATGAAAGATTATTTCAGCTTAAACTTAACAAgagattttatatttaagtctGAATATCCAAttgtgtaaaataattaagatatgTTTTGATTTGTTAAAAATGATAGTACAAAACAACTCAAATTCAATAATTATtccatatttgtttttaaaaaattctcatgCTGATGGCACAAACAATTGACCACacaaaacttcatttttttttactcaatatTGCTGTTAAATATGGTTACGTTGATATAGTTAGGGAGATGATTCAATATTATGATAATATTACATTGTCAATAATAATTTGGCTCAATAATTCAATTGTAACAGTATTTTCTGTActgttttctatattttcagaGCTACATTCAAATAAcaggattaatttattttgttctgaaaaaaatGGACCATTTTCATATTCTTTCTCTCAACTTTCTCTCCcagatttctttccttttctattattttccagttttattcatttatctGTTTTGCTTTTATGTGTtccaactattttttaaaatttaaacaaccaaataagaagaagaagaaaaaaaacaactgCCGGTGCGTATGCACGGTCCCCAAACTACCAGTCTACAGCGTATTCCTTTTTTCACGCATTGCAGCAACCTATATTATCACTAcaatgttttcttgaattgGTTCTCAGAAGAGTTTTTCTCAGGGATTGAACTCCCCTAGCACaattgtaattttcttttttaattaggaaGCACTGTTTGGAATTTTGTTAGGAGGAATCCTATTACATTAACCATATCATGTGGCCCACTATTGCCCCGATGCTCAAGAGCAAGAAGAAgccaatttaacaaaaaaaaaatattaatgtagattatatttaaataattatattagaaacaatattatagtaaaatttattttatgtttatacTGTACTTCATCCATCAAATGaaggataagataaaaaattatattataacttaCACGATCATCCCATGttactttttttatcttatacttcaagatgtatcaaataagttttttaagaaaaattttatCACTCGATATTATTCGATTTCAGATTTGAGTCATAAATATACAACTATGTTAAGataattttacactatcatttttataatttttaaaataattttataaaagatgaacaaatttaacatatacaataatttataattgaataacaaattattattattattattattattattattattattctataaCCTTTTTTTGTCATGTTCAAAGATTATgagtgaaataattatttttatcacttAAATATCATCAGGAGTTCGATTTATCATCTCTGCATGGAAAAAAATGTCAGTAGTATCATAAGGATATTAGCCATTAATTTTTGGTGGAATGATACCAGggctaaaaaaaaaactaaaataaggtgatttttaataagttaactAGTATTTTATTTGGTGTctccataaaataaaaagtttattttatataactaaaattaattataaataaatatttttaaataaaatatattgtggTTGAAATTTgtactaaatataaatataaaaaataaaaaggtttcGGGGTTAGCAAAATGATATAGATACAACTCATTTAAAAGGGATAGTAAGTTACAGCGTAGAGATGATGCAGTGTGTGACTGCAATTCCACCATCACACACTGCTTAAAAATTGACTTCCacaaaacttgtataaattaaaaaaagaataagaattaCATCAACTCCAAATGGTGTAGTATTTGAAATAACATTAACGCAGACACTTGTTGATAATCTTGAGGGAGTATAGTTAATTTTCCCTAGAGGAACTTGCAACCCCAATGATCAACAGGTATCAATCAACCATTATTGCAAGAAATTTCTTAAGCTTGCCTTTTGAAACTCAAATCAACATCCCCATCAATCTGCATGAGACATAAACCATATTTATACATTAACATCAAGGTGTCAGTCAGCTAAAGCAACAAAACTTCAGACTTACTGTTTTAGcaagttctttggctttttcaTCATTGAAACCTAGAGTATCCAAGATCTGTTGACCTGCTGATTCTTTCTGTGACCAAATTCCTAGAAGTAAATGTGTCACGTTTATTTCTCCTCCTTCACCTGCATTttatatgataataattttagtaaatacacaagagaaaacaaaaaatataaaaaagtaagatTATTAGATAGCAAGATGAAAATCAACATTGTACAAATGCAACATCACAACAAGGTCCCATTACTAATACATTAGGTAATGGCTTGGGCATTGATAGGCATTTACTTACATAGAGAGATGGTTAACTAACTGAGCCATAAGTCGTATAGCATTCTAACCTAAATATTTAGGATCTTAAAAGTAAAgattgaaactaaaaaataagagctttaaaaataaagttgtttagtaattttataatttttttaacttgaatgTTACTTCTAAATTAAAAACTGTTTGGTAATGTGTTTTTGGGCCTTGGGATGTGGAATTGACAAGGAGAAGGAGAAGCTCATAAAATTAGCTACAAGCCTGAAGCCTCATTTATGTTTACTTCATTAGCCAAAAAGCACCTTCATTTTGTAGAGCTTTTGTTCAAATGTGTTTGACTTTAGCACAACTTCTTCTGAAGAGTTAGAGAAACTCAAAATAAGCTGATTCAAAGACTAACTCAAAACTATAGACATGGCTGaggcaaaaaaattataaaactattatTAGAACTGATCGCATTTGATGAGGTCTTCATATTACCAAATTTTCAAGTAATGGGGAGAAACAGATgtcattaaaaatcaattttcctACTTCAGCCTCTTTTTAACAAAAGAGGCACAAGACAACTGAACTCTTCTTTCTACTTGATGTTGCAAACTCGCCAATAAATTCATTTCATGCATCACGTTAATCTCAAAGTGGAAAAAATATTCGAGAAAGGAGACATCCTAAACTGAACAATGAATCTAGCTGATCAATTGCCAAATTTTTGGCAGGGTGACACTAGTTGATAATCGTCAGAGCAGAAACCACATATACCTGACTTCAATTTCTCCTCGATTGCCCAATCAAGGGCTTTCTGGGCTGGTTCAGTCAATGGAGGATGCTCAGGGCTGAAGAAATACAAATCAGATTTCCCTAGTAGCTCTACTGTTTCTTCACGTACTTTGAAAAGAGTAATTCCATTAGCTCTTAAGAATTTTGCAGCTTTACTTGTTCCTGAAAGGGAAACAAAAGTTGATTAAGAGTTCAAGAGTATACAAAAGGCACAAATCCAgatcaatatttaaattaaataagtgCTCGAGGATAAAGGCACAACGGCACAAGTGCCTTTAGAAATCCAAATGGCAGGATCTTCCCAACAAGATTTAAAAaggaatttatttcaaaaagaagaaaaagaaatgaagcaTAATAGACTCTAGTATCACATTTTGAATAGCACATTTAGTTTAGGTCACTGCATCTTAAGTTACAGTGACATTGTGACAAAGGAACCAACCATGGCCATGTATACATAGttacatttttctttcaataagaATGGAGCATGAATACAATGGCTCACATGGTAGAGGGAAaaaccacaagaaaatgatCATCTTCAATGAAACTAAACTTGAGTGTCTACCTCATGAAATATTCTTGTTGAACCCATAACTCATTTAGAAGGATGAAacaaccctctctttttctgaTCCAGCAATGTTTTTATATTGAGAATAATGAAATATTTCTCAAGTTTTGGGAATGCAAGTTCTTTTAGCATGTCCTGTACCCCATATACCATAACCAAAGAGGGTACCAAACCCCATGAGATATTCAAGCTTCCACAGGGCTCTCCTATGGATTTATAAAAGACAATTGACCTATGTCCATATCAATACAGCAGGAACATTCATCCAATTGGCAATTGGAAGGGTATAAACCATGAAGTATGGCAACAAAATTCtcttaaaaactataaatgatAGGTCAGAAATAGGACTATTCTATTATGATGGAGAATTCTGCTAAGTTAAACCATCCACCTTTCAAGAATGCTGTTTGATAGTTGGAAAGAAAAACACCTAGCATCCAATCCGATGTGAATGTGACCATAAAACAGTTATAACAtatctaataaaaatacaaaaacatttacCAGCAACAACCAGGAAGATTAACTACTGCTTTCTTTTTCCATCCATTCAAAGAATGTCATGTTGTGCTTACTGAAACTAAAAGAATTTGAACTTGCCAttcaatatttcaattaatgGCTATTGGACGACTATGATGCATAGGTACTTCTAAATCTCT from Glycine soja cultivar W05 chromosome 16, ASM419377v2, whole genome shotgun sequence harbors:
- the LOC114388988 gene encoding ATP-dependent Clp protease ATP-binding subunit CLPT1, chloroplastic-like yields the protein MKASTLPVYPTPLPKTSNFSLHLLPMASIPTLSSSLPTLSAHSLSHSNPNNHCTLPPTSLFGTRITLLRATSSSHSLPNTNCRATSATVSFSLPTPKPLSDTPEKTPKWSERAIKSYAMGELEARKLKYPNTGTEALLMGILVEGTSNAAKFLRANGITLLKVREETVGLLGKSDLFFFSPEHPPLTEPAQKALDWAIEEKLKSGEGGEINATHLLLGIWSQKESAGQQILATLGFNDEKAKELAKTIGGDV